The following coding sequences lie in one Bradyrhizobium sp. G127 genomic window:
- a CDS encoding response regulator transcription factor, with protein MSATPLKILVIDDEPPIRKLLRMGLSTQGYEILDAPNGKAALTLLDDKPDLVILDLGLPDIQGHDLLRMIRARNDSVPIVVLSSRGDEAGKVQALDLGADDYVTKPFGMDELLARIRAALRHQLQVHGERPVFRTGDLSVDLVRRLVKVGDKDIKLSPKEYDLLRVLVQHAGKVLTHKFLLHELWDDLTDAQYLRVYVRQLRQKIEGDAERPQYVLTETGIGYRLRAPD; from the coding sequence ATGAGCGCCACCCCGCTCAAGATTCTAGTCATTGATGACGAGCCGCCGATCCGCAAGCTGTTGCGGATGGGTTTGAGCACGCAGGGCTATGAAATACTCGATGCGCCCAATGGCAAGGCCGCGCTGACACTCCTTGATGACAAGCCCGACCTCGTGATTCTCGATCTCGGGCTTCCCGATATTCAGGGGCACGATCTCCTGCGGATGATCCGCGCACGCAACGACAGCGTGCCGATCGTCGTACTGTCCAGCCGCGGCGATGAAGCGGGCAAGGTGCAGGCGCTGGATCTCGGCGCCGACGATTATGTCACCAAGCCGTTCGGCATGGACGAACTGCTGGCGCGCATCAGGGCGGCGTTGCGCCATCAGTTGCAGGTACACGGCGAGCGGCCGGTGTTTCGCACCGGCGATCTGTCAGTCGATCTGGTCCGTCGGCTGGTTAAGGTCGGTGACAAGGACATCAAGCTGTCGCCCAAGGAATACGATCTGTTGCGCGTGCTGGTGCAGCATGCCGGCAAGGTTCTGACCCACAAGTTTCTGCTGCATGAATTGTGGGACGATCTGACCGACGCGCAATATCTGCGCGTCTACGTCCGGCAACTCAGGCAGAAGATCGAAGGCGATGCGGAACGGCCGCAATACGTTCTCACAGAAACGGGTATTGGCTATCGCCTGCGCGCGCCGGATTAG
- a CDS encoding PTS sugar transporter subunit IIA, with protein MKISDFLIPADVAIDVRAPQKQQILQEMSRKAAASLGLQADYVASELLKREALGSTGMGGGVAIPHTRLPMVKRPHGVLARLKPPVDFEAIDGQPVDLVFLLLLPAPPEPDQLTALALVARTLKAPGTLDRLRQAKSAFDLYAAMTG; from the coding sequence ATGAAAATTTCTGACTTTCTCATACCGGCCGACGTGGCCATCGATGTGCGAGCGCCGCAGAAGCAGCAGATATTGCAGGAGATGTCGCGGAAAGCGGCTGCAAGTCTTGGGTTGCAGGCGGACTACGTCGCGTCCGAACTTCTCAAGCGCGAAGCTCTCGGCTCCACCGGTATGGGAGGCGGCGTTGCCATCCCGCATACGAGGCTGCCGATGGTGAAGCGGCCGCACGGCGTCTTGGCGCGGCTGAAGCCACCCGTCGATTTCGAGGCGATCGACGGCCAGCCGGTCGATCTGGTCTTTCTGCTGTTGCTGCCGGCGCCGCCGGAGCCCGATCAACTGACCGCGCTGGCGCTGGTTGCGCGAACGTTGAAAGCTCCCGGCACTCTCGATCGCTTGCGGCAGGCAAAAAGTGCATTCGATCTCTATGCGGCAATGACCGGATAG